Proteins found in one Mycoplasmopsis bovigenitalium genomic segment:
- a CDS encoding restriction endonuclease subunit S — MHKPHKPAIRFKEFTNDWQRRRLDEVVQITMGHSPDGKTYSNKPSKYILVQGNADLCDGWVFPRIWTTQETKKAFEGELIMSVRAPAGAIGKTSYEVVIGRGVAAIKGNEFIYQLLSNKYNNGYWNNMSSGSTFSSLNSGDIKSASFHFPIEIEQNKIGYMFSEIDTLITLQKRKLEKLKNIKNMLLEKMFADEKTLKPAIRFKEFTNAWEQRRLGDEVLNCKSDIEIDEIYPDGKFDLYGVNGFIGKTNKIIIKDKWLIGIVKDGSVGKVFLLPPNSSFSSTIEGLFGKNDKLTKFIFWIIKRMDLSKYFIGSTIKHLYFKQYKQSTILIPSIHEQNKIVSSFSLIDSLITLHQRKLEKLKNIKNMLLEKMFI; from the coding sequence ATGCATAAGCCACATAAACCAGCAATTAGATTCAAGGAATTTACCAACGATTGACAACGGAGAAGGTTGGATGAAGTTGTTCAAATTACAATGGGTCATTCTCCTGATGGCAAGACCTATTCCAACAAACCATCAAAATATATTTTAGTACAAGGTAATGCTGATTTGTGTGATGGGTGAGTTTTTCCAAGGATTTGAACAACACAAGAAACAAAAAAAGCATTTGAAGGTGAACTAATAATGAGTGTGCGAGCCCCAGCTGGTGCTATCGGAAAAACATCATATGAAGTAGTTATAGGGCGAGGAGTCGCAGCTATTAAAGGAAATGAATTTATTTATCAACTACTTTCAAATAAGTATAACAATGGATATTGAAATAATATGTCAAGCGGTTCAACATTTTCATCATTAAATTCTGGTGATATAAAATCTGCTAGTTTCCATTTCCCTATTGAAATTGAGCAAAATAAAATAGGTTATATGTTTTCGGAAATAGACACCTTAATCACCCTTCAAAAGCGTAAGTTAGAAAAGCTAAAAAACATTAAAAATATGCTTTTAGAAAAGATGTTTGCTGATGAAAAAACACTAAAACCAGCCATTAGATTTAAAGAATTTACTAACGCTTGAGAACAGAGAAGGCTAGGAGATGAAGTTTTAAATTGTAAAAGTGATATTGAAATTGATGAAATATATCCTGACGGAAAATTCGATTTATATGGTGTTAATGGATTTATTGGAAAGACTAACAAAATTATTATTAAAGATAAATGATTAATTGGAATTGTAAAAGACGGTTCGGTTGGAAAGGTATTTTTATTACCACCTAATTCCTCTTTTTCTTCAACGATTGAAGGCTTATTTGGCAAAAATGATAAATTGACAAAATTTATCTTTTGAATAATAAAACGAATGGATTTGTCAAAATATTTTATCGGTTCAACAATAAAACATCTCTATTTCAAACAATATAAACAAAGCACAATTTTAATTCCTTCGATACACGAGCAAAATAAAATTGTTTCATCATTTTCGTTAATAGACTCCCTAATCACCCTTCATCAGCGTAAGTTAGAAAAGCTAAAAAACATTAAAAATATGCTTTTAGAAAAGATGTTTATTTAG
- a CDS encoding restriction endonuclease subunit S, whose amino-acid sequence MSNSLKPAIRFKEFTNAWEQRRFNELLIKIVDKGYPHMPTLTASVTGDVFRRIDTGYSVSVSNAGLMNYVRVLKNDFILHLSSFRSGLAFSDFDGITSPAYLVLRLIGQNVHNPKYWKHFFRTETFIKSLVPFTYGLRVGKTINLDELNYSVLNAPSFNEQTKIATLLESIFTLITLHQRKLEKLKNIKNMLLEKMFADEKTLKPAIRFKEFTNAWEQRKFENVFFNIQEKNNGTFDIKKYISVATNTFKTDLKIDNIKTIAGYSIFRVGDIAYEGHTNKEFPFGRFVQNTLKNGIISNIFTVFRPKIEFSLNFSKYWANSNNVMLAALKRSSKSGIMMNSLDIEIINKEIIKLPELKEQKRVGSLLSNIDSLITLHQRKLEKLKNIKNMLLEKMFVNA is encoded by the coding sequence ATTCACTAAAACCAGCAATTAGATTCAAAGAATTTACTAACGCTTGAGAACAGAGAAGGTTTAATGAATTACTAATTAAAATAGTTGATAAAGGTTATCCACACATGCCAACTTTAACAGCTTCTGTAACTGGAGATGTATTTCGCAGAATCGATACAGGGTATAGTGTAAGCGTATCAAATGCAGGTTTAATGAACTATGTTCGAGTCTTAAAAAATGATTTCATACTTCACCTTTCATCATTTAGAAGCGGGTTAGCATTCTCTGATTTTGATGGTATTACTTCACCAGCATACTTAGTTTTAAGGCTAATTGGTCAAAATGTTCATAACCCAAAATACTGAAAACACTTTTTTAGAACTGAAACATTTATAAAATCATTAGTTCCATTCACATATGGATTAAGAGTTGGTAAAACAATTAATCTTGATGAGTTAAATTATTCAGTACTTAATGCTCCATCATTTAATGAGCAAACAAAAATTGCGACATTATTAGAATCAATTTTTACATTAATCACCCTTCATCAGCGTAAGTTAGAAAAGCTAAAAAACATTAAAAATATGCTTTTAGAAAAGATGTTCGCAGACGAAAAAACACTAAAACCAGCTATTAGATTCAAGGAATTTACTAACGCTTGAGAACAGAGGAAATTCGAAAATGTATTTTTCAATATTCAAGAAAAAAACAATGGCACATTTGATATTAAAAAATATATTTCGGTAGCAACCAATACTTTTAAGACAGATTTGAAAATTGATAATATCAAAACTATTGCAGGTTATAGCATATTTAGAGTTGGCGACATTGCATATGAAGGCCACACTAATAAAGAGTTTCCATTCGGCAGATTTGTACAAAATACTTTAAAAAATGGCATTATTTCTAATATTTTTACAGTTTTTAGACCTAAGATTGAATTTTCGTTGAATTTTTCAAAATATTGAGCAAATAGTAATAATGTAATGCTTGCGGCATTAAAAAGAAGTTCAAAATCAGGAATAATGATGAATTCTTTGGATATAGAAATAATTAATAAAGAGATTATTAAGCTGCCAGAACTCAAAGAACAAAAAAGAGTAGGTAGTTTATTATCAAATATCGACTCCCTAATCACCCTTCATCAGCGTAAGTTAGAAAAGCTAAAAAACATTAAAAATATGCTTTTAGAAAAGATGTTTGTAAATGCATAA